From Streptomonospora salina, the proteins below share one genomic window:
- a CDS encoding pilus assembly protein TadG-related protein: MRRVTGKAHCDRGQANLFLLIGLTLSLVAIMLLFVRVGNANELRTEAQAAADAAAFAAAGIARDSVAERISNNELPYSRLYDPGRGRSAAEHYADQNGAVLDSIRASDDSQGNLGNIVRVEVHSARCQEELKGDRSRAWTDIQCDEPDPDSNHTGNAAAIVKVTIPDCQYEFGGIEIAGLSCDGISVESFAHAQQLIDVALVEEEGQYIYNPPGF, from the coding sequence ATGCGACGCGTTACCGGAAAGGCGCATTGCGATCGAGGACAGGCGAACCTGTTTCTTCTTATAGGTCTAACCCTGTCACTCGTAGCAATCATGCTTCTTTTCGTGCGGGTCGGCAACGCCAACGAGTTGCGAACCGAGGCGCAGGCAGCAGCTGACGCTGCGGCGTTCGCAGCTGCCGGTATCGCTCGGGACTCGGTAGCGGAGAGAATATCGAACAATGAGCTTCCTTATAGCCGCCTGTACGATCCCGGGCGCGGACGCAGCGCCGCAGAGCACTATGCCGATCAGAACGGCGCCGTACTCGACAGCATCCGCGCAAGCGATGACAGCCAAGGCAACCTGGGGAACATCGTCCGCGTCGAGGTTCACAGCGCACGCTGCCAGGAAGAGCTCAAGGGCGACAGAAGCCGCGCATGGACAGATATTCAATGCGATGAACCGGACCCGGACAGCAATCATACCGGAAATGCTGCTGCTATAGTCAAAGTAACGATTCCGGACTGTCAATACGAATTCGGAGGAATCGAAATTGCCGGACTATCCTGCGACGGAATATCGGTCGAGAGCTTCGCCCATGCGCAACAACTGATCGACGTCGCCCTCGTCGAAGAGGAAGGTCAGTACATCTACAATCCACCAGGTTTTTAG
- a CDS encoding OmpA family protein: protein MRFQSFRGLTPVRLPARAIAFVLGMTLMTSCVTSDGGQNTPDDSGDDQVDQQDSEQPSGKDQPPEDPVAQSITSSTKIGTNFRVEVISLDKHDDDFAVVRFSMANLSDSEDAYTLTPPKDRDNPSDFQSMTLIDTRNQTKHIPLFYKNGECFCGKWNKTSLAPGDRMTTWLAFPAPPDDVDSMTLLTAVTPPILDIPITDATTNQPADGELADPRIWDLHSFSEEVDGTKSREETPDQMAVSLSSDVLFDLNESDLNEDADQILEQVSKEIDNSSATSVSIDGHTDNTGTDSVNIPLSEERAEVTKNRISRLTSNSDITYEVDGHGSTDPIASNDTDKGRAKNRRVTITFNK from the coding sequence GTGCGTTTTCAGAGCTTTAGAGGCCTAACCCCGGTCAGACTTCCTGCAAGGGCTATCGCCTTTGTGCTGGGGATGACGCTGATGACGTCCTGCGTCACCTCCGACGGAGGACAAAATACTCCTGACGACAGCGGAGACGACCAGGTCGACCAACAAGACTCTGAGCAGCCATCTGGAAAAGACCAGCCCCCCGAAGATCCGGTTGCACAATCGATTACGTCATCAACGAAGATCGGCACTAACTTCCGCGTCGAGGTGATTTCACTTGACAAGCATGATGATGACTTTGCCGTCGTCAGGTTCTCGATGGCAAACCTCAGTGACTCTGAAGACGCATATACCCTGACACCACCAAAGGACAGGGACAACCCCTCTGACTTTCAGTCGATGACACTGATCGACACAAGAAACCAGACGAAGCATATACCCCTATTCTATAAGAACGGGGAATGCTTTTGCGGAAAATGGAACAAGACAAGTCTCGCTCCAGGCGATCGCATGACCACGTGGCTGGCCTTCCCAGCACCTCCGGATGACGTCGACTCAATGACGCTTCTGACGGCCGTAACTCCTCCCATCTTGGATATCCCGATAACGGATGCCACTACCAACCAGCCCGCGGACGGCGAGCTGGCCGACCCACGAATCTGGGACCTCCACAGCTTCTCCGAGGAAGTAGACGGCACCAAGAGCCGAGAAGAGACACCCGATCAGATGGCTGTTTCACTCTCCTCCGACGTTCTCTTCGACCTCAACGAGTCAGATCTCAACGAGGATGCTGATCAGATCCTTGAACAGGTCTCCAAGGAGATCGATAATTCTTCCGCCACAAGCGTTAGCATCGATGGTCACACTGATAACACCGGCACTGACTCGGTCAATATCCCTCTTTCCGAAGAGCGTGCCGAGGTTACCAAGAATCGAATTTCGAGACTTACGTCCAATTCGGACATCACATACGAAGTTGACGGCCATGGATCCACAGATCCTATCGCATCGAACGACACCGATAAAGGTCGAGCAAAAAACCGCCGCGTCACTATTACATTCAACAAATGA
- a CDS encoding C40 family peptidase, with amino-acid sequence MSIAAVIVIGLSTTSIGDVLHDATRKYVCRVEGPECGGDTWVEEERPEKPEEYSWNLASAWDGEIQGEGSARVAIEFALAQQGKPYQWGASGRRAYDCSSLMQEAWREAGVSLPRTTWDQQDALQQVPKSDLQPGDLIFLHTMPEDYPPPSHVGMYIGDGQMVHAGDPVNVTQVIGNPRWESIWVGAGRVPQG; translated from the coding sequence GTGTCCATCGCCGCCGTCATCGTGATCGGCCTGTCGACGACCTCGATCGGGGACGTCCTCCACGACGCCACCCGGAAATACGTCTGCCGCGTCGAAGGCCCCGAGTGCGGGGGCGACACCTGGGTCGAGGAGGAACGCCCGGAGAAGCCCGAAGAGTACTCCTGGAACCTCGCGAGCGCCTGGGACGGCGAAATCCAGGGTGAAGGCAGCGCCCGCGTCGCGATCGAGTTCGCGCTCGCGCAGCAGGGCAAGCCCTACCAGTGGGGCGCGTCCGGGCGACGCGCCTACGACTGCTCCTCGCTGATGCAGGAGGCCTGGCGCGAAGCCGGCGTCTCCCTGCCGCGTACGACGTGGGATCAGCAGGACGCGCTGCAGCAGGTCCCCAAGAGCGACCTGCAGCCCGGCGACCTCATCTTTCTACACACCATGCCGGAGGACTACCCGCCGCCGAGCCACGTGGGCATGTACATCGGCGACGGCCAGATGGTGCACGCCGGCGACCCCGTGAACGTCACGCAGGTCATCGGCAATCCCCGCTGGGAGTCCATCTGGGTCGGCGCTGGCCGCGTCCCACAGGGCTGA
- a CDS encoding DUF5067 domain-containing protein, which produces MTTLVATVFVSSASADSEQDPSPALPTEESAPSPVATAESNESKEDIEDTSVDILSIEKSKGSRFTALTARITNNGLDNLPMSAFDNDVYDYREAQPSGIKLDVAGQTRHHPIMDAEKYCLCSGYASRTPFVPIIQPNESVDYWMLYNLPADTQQVTVEIPGFDPIEDVPVE; this is translated from the coding sequence ATGACAACACTCGTGGCGACCGTTTTTGTGTCGAGCGCGTCGGCTGATTCGGAACAGGATCCATCCCCCGCACTCCCCACAGAGGAAAGCGCGCCATCACCCGTCGCCACCGCAGAAAGCAATGAGTCGAAAGAAGATATTGAAGATACTTCCGTGGATATTCTATCCATCGAAAAATCTAAAGGAAGCCGGTTTACAGCACTGACGGCTCGCATTACCAACAACGGACTCGACAACCTTCCCATGAGCGCTTTCGACAATGATGTCTACGACTACAGAGAAGCACAGCCCAGCGGAATCAAACTCGATGTAGCCGGACAGACGCGCCACCACCCGATTATGGACGCCGAGAAATACTGCCTTTGCTCGGGCTACGCATCACGAACACCCTTCGTCCCGATCATTCAACCAAACGAATCAGTCGACTACTGGATGCTGTACAACCTGCCCGCCGACACGCAACAGGTCACCGTCGAAATCCCCGGGTTCGATCCCATCGAGGACGTTCCTGTCGAGTGA